The following are encoded in a window of Salvelinus fontinalis isolate EN_2023a chromosome 40, ASM2944872v1, whole genome shotgun sequence genomic DNA:
- the LOC129839192 gene encoding tumor necrosis factor ligand superfamily member 10-like has translation LHSPRSLPSVPSLPSLRPLPSPLRLPGSPRSVGEDSVVLWESDKGLSAFTDQMDYKDGHLVAQREGHYYVYSKVHFVEDCFLFKHKVIRITEGYKNKPLVLMKSNRFHCTSQDSRPKKISHQNLLNSYLGGVFHLLPGDIIYVTVDNGTLLRLGAEDNFMGAFMI, from the exons CTCCACTCCCCTCGCTCCCTTCCCTCCGTCCCCTCGCTCCCTTCCCTccgtcccctcccctcccccctccgtcTCCCAGGCTCCCCCCGGTCAGTTGGTGAGGATAGTGTCGTTCTGTGGGAATCAGACAAGGGCCTGTCTGCTTTCACAGATCAGATGGACTACAAAGATGGCCACCTGGTAGCACAGAGGGAAGGGCACTATTATGTCTACTCCAAAGTGCACTTCGTTGAAGACTGCTTTCTGTTCAAACACAAGGTGATAAGGATCACCGAGGGTTACAAAAACAAACCTCTTGTGTTGATGAaatctaacag GTTCCATTGTACTTCCCAGGATTCCAGACCAAAGAAGATTTCTCATCAGAATCTTCTGAACAGCTACCTGGGCGGAGTCTTCCATCTGTTGCCTGGAGACATCATCTATGTAACCGTGGACAACGGGACGCTCCTGAGACTTGGAGCTGAAGATAATTTCATGGGGGCATTCATGATTTAG
- the LOC129839487 gene encoding uncharacterized protein LOC129839487, with translation MDVESQKSARPRGRCLDVFLVGSIVLLFLTVATVVVLGTLALVKLRSEIGVKPSVVDMQGTSETHHGVPHPLTAYKMQNVAYVQLTSAKLENSTMSWSQIERGLESSVGDQYHYNLQQHTLQAKQDGLYFLYLDLQLTCTAKCKRGTLVVQIESHRDEKLTCQVELPEWSVSNPVTTVTRKCWRVTRLDSKSQLIGRMVVQEAQDTFWKLVMNASGMGVFLLG, from the exons ATGGATGTGGAATCTCAGAAGAGCGCACGCCCCCGTGGACGGTGCCTGGACGTTTTCTTGGTCGGCTCTATCGTTTTGCTCTTCCTAACGGTGGCGACAGTTGTTGTCTTGGGAACTTTGGCTCTTGTGAAGCTACGGTCAGAGATCGGGGTTAAACCTTCTGTTGTGGATATGCAAGGTACATCGGAGACGCACCATGGCGTGCCCCATCCCTTAACCGCGTACAAG ATGCAGAACGTGGCCTACGTGCAGCTCACCTCCG CCAAGCTGGAGAACAGCACAATGTCCTGGTCCCAGATCGAACGTGGACTGGAGTCCTCTGTTGGAGATCAGTACCATTACAACCTTCAACAACATACGTTGCAAGCCAAGCAGGATGGCCTCTACTTCCTGTACCTGGACCTCCAGCTCACCTGTACCGCCAAATGTAAGCGGGGCACCCTCGTCGTCCAGATTGAAAGTCACCGTGACGAAAAGCTCACCTGCCAGGTGGAGCTCCCAGAGTGGTCAGTGTCAAACCCTGTGACAACGGTAACCAGGAAGTGCTGGAGGGTGACACGACTGGACTCAAAGAGCCAGTTGATTGGCCGTATGGTGGTGCAGGAAGCACAGGACACGTTCTGGAAACTGGTCATGAACGCATCCGGAATGGGAGTTTTCTTATTGGGTTGA